The Candidatus Delongbacteria bacterium genome contains a region encoding:
- a CDS encoding isochorismate synthase, which yields MDLSSARRAMAEWLRACGPGPQEGFVAAPALAPPAGFQRASARLPQARLGPGRWGLDAIWRREGLDPGLLDCPAPVATRWFSLRFDPQGEPDARWRSFGRVRVWTPRLEWRAGVGLFLRLEDGADPRERRRCRQLLDLLDPAEDPARIPTWTALEPPAESAGACRAWQRQVEQVLATLTRPGAELDKVVLARRRGLQVARADLAPDWLARLARAQPESWPYQLSWGGPVWLGASPERLFTRRGRQLEAQALAGTRPRGADMARDRRLGRELLHSDKERREHAVVRDWLRERLTELTGVPPAARGPRLRRLASLQHLESRLSLRLPADVTDGALLAALHPTPALCGRPRGAALALLRELEPHDRGLYGGVLGFRDNGGCEARVAIRGALLQGRRIWLWSGAGLVAGSDPGDEWRETTDKQQALLQAWGRPA from the coding sequence GTGGACCTGAGTTCCGCCCGGCGCGCCATGGCGGAGTGGTTGCGGGCCTGCGGCCCGGGGCCGCAGGAAGGCTTCGTGGCCGCGCCCGCCCTCGCGCCCCCCGCCGGTTTCCAGCGGGCGTCGGCGCGTCTGCCCCAGGCCCGGTTGGGTCCAGGGCGCTGGGGCCTGGATGCGATCTGGCGCCGGGAGGGCCTCGATCCGGGACTACTGGATTGCCCCGCCCCCGTGGCCACGCGCTGGTTCAGCCTGCGCTTCGATCCGCAGGGGGAGCCGGACGCCCGCTGGCGTTCCTTCGGCCGCGTGCGGGTCTGGACCCCCCGGCTGGAGTGGCGCGCCGGGGTGGGGCTCTTTCTGCGGCTGGAGGACGGCGCGGATCCGCGGGAGCGCCGGCGCTGCCGGCAGCTGCTGGATCTGCTGGATCCGGCGGAAGATCCGGCGCGAATCCCGACCTGGACGGCGCTGGAGCCGCCGGCGGAGAGCGCCGGGGCGTGCCGGGCCTGGCAGCGGCAAGTGGAACAGGTCCTGGCCACTCTGACCCGGCCGGGTGCGGAATTGGACAAGGTCGTGCTGGCCCGGCGCCGTGGATTGCAGGTGGCGCGTGCGGACCTCGCGCCCGACTGGCTGGCGCGGCTGGCCCGGGCCCAGCCCGAGAGCTGGCCGTATCAGCTCAGTTGGGGCGGGCCCGTCTGGCTGGGCGCCAGTCCCGAGCGCCTGTTCACGCGCCGGGGCCGGCAGCTCGAGGCCCAGGCCCTGGCGGGCACGCGACCCCGCGGCGCCGACATGGCCCGGGACCGGCGGCTGGGCCGCGAGCTGCTGCATTCGGACAAGGAGCGGCGCGAGCACGCCGTGGTGCGGGACTGGCTGCGCGAGCGCCTGACGGAGCTAACGGGCGTCCCACCCGCCGCCCGCGGCCCGCGCCTGCGCCGCCTGGCCAGCCTGCAGCACCTGGAGAGCCGCCTCAGCCTGCGCCTGCCCGCCGACGTGACGGACGGCGCCCTGCTCGCGGCCCTGCACCCAACCCCCGCGCTCTGCGGCCGGCCCCGGGGCGCCGCCCTGGCCCTGCTGCGCGAGCTGGAGCCCCACGACCGCGGCCTCTACGGCGGCGTGCTGGGCTTTCGCGACAACGGCGGCTGCGAGGCCCGGGTGGCGATCCGCGGCGCCCTGCTGCAGGGCCGCCGGATTTGGCTCTGGAGCGGGGCCGGGCTGGTGGCGGGCAGCGATCCGGGGGACGAATGGCGCGAGACGACGGACAAGCAGCAGGCACTGCTGCAAGCCTGGGGGAGGCCGGCATGA
- a CDS encoding 1,4-dihydroxy-2-naphthoate polyprenyltransferase, which produces MSELLAAWWSAARPKTLWAGVAPVLMGTAVARFEGGLHLPAAAAALVCALLIQVGTNLANDYFDARKGADTAERLGPRRGLQHGRLTLAQVRTGFLVCFALAVLLGAYLLARGGWPILWIGLSSVALGVLYTGGPAPLAYLGLGDIFAFAWFGPIAVAGTTYVQTLAWSTPALLGGLAAGCFSVAILTVNNFRDLEQDRAAGKHTLAVRFGADFARWEFRLALLAAALLPLVLLLRAGQPQGLLTPALLLLALLPLLWRTLPAQPRRDARFGDAMNRLLALTGKLELLYALLFSAAYWL; this is translated from the coding sequence ATGAGCGAGCTCCTGGCCGCCTGGTGGAGTGCAGCCCGTCCCAAGACCCTCTGGGCAGGCGTGGCCCCCGTGTTGATGGGCACGGCTGTGGCCCGCTTCGAGGGCGGCCTGCATCTGCCGGCGGCGGCGGCCGCGCTGGTCTGCGCGCTCTTGATCCAGGTGGGCACCAACCTGGCCAACGACTACTTCGACGCCCGCAAGGGCGCCGACACGGCCGAGCGCCTGGGGCCGCGCCGCGGCCTGCAACACGGCCGGCTCACGCTGGCCCAGGTGCGCACGGGCTTTCTGGTCTGCTTCGCGCTGGCCGTCCTGCTGGGCGCCTACCTGCTGGCCCGCGGCGGCTGGCCCATCCTCTGGATCGGGCTGAGCAGCGTGGCTCTGGGCGTGCTCTACACCGGCGGACCCGCGCCCCTGGCCTACCTGGGACTGGGTGACATCTTCGCCTTCGCCTGGTTCGGGCCCATCGCCGTGGCGGGCACGACCTATGTCCAGACCCTGGCCTGGTCCACGCCCGCGCTGCTGGGCGGGCTGGCGGCGGGCTGCTTCTCCGTGGCCATTCTCACGGTGAACAACTTCCGTGACCTGGAGCAGGATCGGGCGGCAGGCAAGCACACGCTGGCCGTGCGCTTCGGCGCGGACTTCGCGCGCTGGGAGTTCCGGCTGGCCCTGCTGGCGGCCGCGCTGCTGCCCCTTGTCCTGCTGCTGCGCGCCGGGCAGCCCCAGGGCCTGCTGACGCCCGCCCTGTTGCTGCTGGCCCTGCTGCCCCTGCTTTGGCGGACCCTGCCCGCCCAGCCCCGGCGCGACGCGCGCTTCGGCGATGCCATGAACCGCCTGCTGGCCCTGACCGGCAAGCTCGAACTGCTCTACGCCCTGCTGTTCAGCGCGGCCTATTGGCTGTGA
- a CDS encoding ATP-binding protein, giving the protein MFGIPEFGSVLRRLALALGVAGLVQLLFLAYNSSQDAHRGESLSMATRITAEQVVLRIQAGTEARLERLRELASLPAVRRGDRAAFEQAAAGILSQYPDFQAVNWVDRDQVIRSVVPLAGNEGALGRDLHKHPDPSVTLAINRALDDGQIHRSQVIHLLQGGRGFACYLAVRDGSGELQGLVNGVFRTERLIDACLPEESLRRQYNLSLYTDTRAVAYECHRDRVLTRDVKPARLPLSLVDPGWSFQMVPTKAHLKALSSPLDRLLPWIGALLSLLAGWLTWYLHKWRQEIRTGEQRYRELFQSSLDGVFILDRHNRLVDANGSALAVFGYTRGEVLGMPITRLSFNRERLKELQKVLVSEGSISKREVLFRRRDNQELRCLLSASLRLTPEGVFDGVMGFISDISEPTRIREQLRQAQKMEAIGHLAGGVAHDFNNLLTVISGNAELAMLQLGDDNPARVELKEIRSTAGRAANLTRQLLAFSRKQVIRPRLLNANDTLHDMERMLKRIIGETIELRTDLHPEAWTVKVDPAQLEQVIVNLVVNARDAMERGGQLLVRTRNERVESAGPGHDLAPGEYLVIEVSDTGCGMPEEVVEHIFEPFYTTKPEGVGTGLGLATVYGIVKQSGGHIEVESRPGHGTLFRICLPRQAGDALETRNTLPAALQRGTETLLVVEDEPAVRRMTVDSLKRQGYTVHEAGNGRIALDLVRRLGSDIDLVVSDVVMPEMGGVEFVSELRQFLPRMPVLFLSGYSEEAIRRQGELQSDARLLQKPFDLHDLHSQVRELLSQGA; this is encoded by the coding sequence ATGTTCGGGATCCCTGAATTCGGAAGCGTGTTGCGCCGGCTGGCTCTCGCCCTGGGCGTGGCCGGCCTGGTGCAGCTGCTGTTTCTCGCCTACAACTCCTCCCAGGACGCCCACCGCGGCGAGAGCCTGTCCATGGCCACGCGGATCACGGCGGAACAGGTGGTGCTGCGCATCCAGGCCGGAACCGAAGCCCGGCTGGAGCGCCTGCGCGAACTGGCCTCCCTGCCCGCCGTGCGCCGGGGCGACCGCGCGGCCTTCGAACAGGCCGCCGCAGGGATCCTCAGCCAGTATCCCGACTTCCAGGCCGTCAACTGGGTGGACCGCGACCAGGTCATCCGCAGCGTGGTGCCGCTGGCCGGCAACGAGGGCGCGCTGGGCCGCGACCTGCACAAGCACCCGGATCCCAGCGTCACCCTGGCCATCAACCGGGCCCTGGACGACGGCCAGATCCACCGCTCCCAGGTCATCCATCTCCTGCAGGGCGGGCGCGGCTTCGCCTGCTACCTCGCGGTGCGGGACGGTTCCGGCGAATTGCAGGGTCTGGTCAACGGCGTGTTCCGCACGGAGCGCCTGATCGACGCCTGCCTGCCCGAGGAGAGCCTGCGCCGCCAGTACAACCTCTCGCTGTACACGGACACGCGCGCCGTGGCCTACGAATGCCACCGCGACCGCGTGCTGACCCGCGACGTGAAGCCCGCCCGGCTACCCCTGAGCCTGGTGGATCCCGGCTGGTCCTTCCAGATGGTGCCCACCAAGGCGCACCTCAAGGCCCTGAGCAGCCCGCTGGACCGCCTGCTGCCCTGGATCGGCGCCCTGCTCTCGCTGCTGGCCGGCTGGCTGACCTGGTACCTGCACAAGTGGCGGCAGGAGATCCGCACGGGCGAACAGCGCTACCGCGAACTCTTCCAGAGCTCGCTGGACGGGGTGTTCATCCTGGACCGCCACAACCGGCTGGTGGACGCCAACGGCTCGGCCCTGGCGGTGTTCGGCTACACCCGGGGCGAGGTGCTGGGCATGCCCATCACGCGGCTCAGTTTCAACCGCGAGCGGCTCAAGGAACTGCAGAAGGTCCTGGTGAGCGAGGGTTCCATCAGCAAGCGCGAGGTGCTGTTCCGGCGCCGGGACAATCAGGAGCTGCGCTGCCTGCTCAGCGCCTCCCTGCGCCTGACGCCCGAGGGCGTCTTCGACGGCGTGATGGGCTTCATCAGCGACATCTCCGAACCCACCCGGATCCGCGAGCAGTTGCGTCAGGCCCAGAAGATGGAAGCCATCGGGCATCTGGCCGGGGGCGTGGCCCACGACTTCAACAACCTGCTGACGGTGATCTCGGGCAACGCCGAGCTGGCCATGCTGCAGTTGGGGGACGACAATCCGGCCCGGGTGGAGCTGAAGGAGATCCGCTCCACCGCCGGGCGGGCGGCCAATCTGACGCGCCAGCTGCTGGCCTTCAGCCGCAAGCAGGTGATCCGGCCGCGCCTGCTCAACGCCAACGACACGCTGCACGACATGGAGCGCATGCTCAAGCGGATCATCGGCGAGACCATCGAGCTGCGCACCGATCTGCACCCGGAGGCCTGGACCGTCAAGGTGGATCCGGCCCAGCTCGAGCAGGTGATCGTCAACCTGGTGGTGAACGCGCGCGACGCCATGGAGCGCGGCGGCCAGCTGCTGGTGCGCACGCGCAACGAGCGGGTGGAATCCGCCGGCCCCGGCCACGACCTGGCCCCCGGTGAGTACCTGGTGATCGAGGTCAGCGACACGGGCTGCGGCATGCCCGAGGAAGTGGTCGAGCACATCTTCGAGCCCTTCTACACCACCAAGCCCGAGGGCGTGGGAACGGGCCTGGGCCTGGCCACGGTCTACGGCATCGTCAAGCAGAGCGGCGGGCACATCGAGGTGGAGAGTCGGCCGGGCCACGGCACGCTGTTCCGGATCTGCCTGCCCCGCCAGGCGGGGGACGCCCTGGAGACGCGCAACACGCTGCCGGCGGCCCTGCAGCGCGGCACGGAGACCCTGCTAGTGGTGGAGGACGAGCCGGCCGTGCGGCGGATGACCGTGGACAGCCTCAAGCGCCAGGGCTACACGGTGCACGAGGCGGGCAACGGGCGGATCGCCCTGGACCTGGTCCGCCGGCTGGGCTCGGACATCGACCTGGTGGTGAGCGACGTGGTGATGCCCGAGATGGGCGGCGTGGAATTCGTCAGCGAGCTGCGCCAGTTCCTGCCGCGCATGCCCGTGCTCTTTTTGAGCGGCTACTCCGAGGAGGCCATCCGGCGGCAGGGCGAGCTGCAGAGCGACGCCCGCCTGCTTCAGAAGCCCTTCGACCTGCACGACCTGCACAGCCAGGTGCGCGAGCTGCTCAGTCAGGGAGCCTGA
- the menD gene encoding 2-succinyl-5-enolpyruvyl-6-hydroxy-3-cyclohexene-1-carboxylic-acid synthase translates to MSPLEQSRRVLEQLVQAGAGFAAHAPGARDLPLLAALRERPELERVDCLDERAAGYLALGWIRGRALSDPAAGLPPALVVCTSGGAALNLLPAAAEASESGLPLILLTADRPEEEIGRGANQTVDQFGPFTPLVRAQLRLDPGRPGWAAELERVLADLRRRPGALQLNLAFREPLLADLADPPVVPALAPALSAENLPLPESLGELWAAGPAQARRGLVWACDLPRLADRQAARALALRLGWPLLTDGGSGLWGQWPGGPLILRQGEDLLPLLANCDFVLQLGKRPVSRRLLEALHRRPGVVVDEHPGPQDPLGLGRERWRCRPAALLAALLVGAWSTGTPDPGWSAALGAAQRRAACRRSAVLHAPPRLSEATVVRHLLAQLPAGCGLFAGNSLPVRLLDQWLGGLEHDVPVAGNRGLSGIDGQLACAQGFQRGLGRPAVALLGDLSLLHDLSSLALLARERTPLLVLVLHNDGGGIFRLHPDSADHPWAWSSHGLRLVEPARALGLEAARPADPEQLDLALEGWRERPRPLLLELRVEGADHARRTRRLAAAAIQAAPAGPARRVWLHGFLGAPDDWDEVRSRLGPAPGLEALPVLPGHGLRPTPVPERLEGWLDALLEELAGDDPLELIGYSLGARLALRLALRLALRLPGRVRRLALLGAGVGLPGAQERVRRARLDDERAEQLRAQGLAAFLDDWYAQPLFATLRARPRFAEWRARREQGDAAALARALAVASPGRQPDLWPRLGGLALPVLWLAGEHDAPYAAALERAAARCPDGRAARVPGAGHAAHLEEPAALARLLGEFLAADSEHTA, encoded by the coding sequence ATGAGCCCGCTGGAGCAGTCCCGCCGCGTGCTGGAGCAGCTGGTGCAGGCCGGGGCGGGTTTTGCCGCCCATGCGCCCGGGGCGCGGGATCTGCCGCTGCTGGCCGCCCTGCGTGAACGGCCGGAGCTGGAACGCGTGGACTGCCTGGACGAGCGCGCGGCGGGCTATCTGGCCCTGGGTTGGATCCGCGGCCGCGCCCTCTCGGACCCGGCCGCCGGACTGCCACCGGCGCTGGTGGTCTGCACCTCGGGCGGCGCGGCGCTCAACCTGCTGCCCGCGGCGGCGGAGGCCAGCGAATCCGGCCTGCCGCTGATTCTGCTGACCGCCGACCGGCCGGAAGAGGAGATCGGGCGCGGCGCCAACCAGACCGTCGACCAGTTCGGGCCCTTCACCCCGCTGGTGCGCGCCCAGCTGCGGCTGGATCCCGGGCGGCCGGGCTGGGCCGCTGAGTTGGAGCGCGTGCTGGCCGACCTGCGCCGGCGACCCGGCGCCCTGCAGCTCAACCTGGCCTTCCGCGAGCCCCTGCTGGCGGATCTTGCGGACCCGCCCGTCGTCCCGGCGCTCGCGCCGGCCCTGTCTGCCGAGAACCTTCCGCTGCCCGAGTCCCTGGGCGAATTGTGGGCCGCCGGACCGGCCCAGGCCCGGCGCGGCCTGGTCTGGGCCTGCGACCTGCCGCGGCTGGCGGATCGCCAGGCCGCCCGCGCGCTGGCCCTGCGACTGGGCTGGCCCCTCTTGACCGACGGCGGCAGCGGACTCTGGGGCCAGTGGCCTGGCGGGCCGCTGATCCTGCGCCAGGGCGAGGACCTGCTGCCCCTTCTGGCGAACTGTGACTTCGTGCTCCAGCTGGGCAAGCGGCCGGTGAGCCGGCGCCTGCTGGAGGCCCTGCACCGGCGGCCGGGGGTGGTGGTGGACGAGCACCCGGGCCCGCAGGACCCGCTGGGTCTGGGGCGCGAGCGCTGGCGCTGCCGGCCGGCCGCGCTGCTGGCCGCGTTGCTGGTCGGGGCCTGGTCCACGGGCACGCCCGACCCCGGCTGGAGCGCGGCGTTGGGGGCCGCCCAGCGCCGGGCCGCTTGCCGGCGCAGCGCCGTGTTACATGCGCCGCCGCGACTCTCGGAGGCTACAGTGGTCCGCCACCTGCTGGCCCAGCTGCCTGCGGGCTGCGGCCTCTTCGCCGGCAACAGCCTGCCCGTGCGGCTGCTGGACCAGTGGCTGGGCGGGCTGGAGCACGACGTGCCCGTCGCGGGGAACCGCGGCCTGTCGGGCATCGACGGTCAGCTGGCCTGCGCCCAGGGCTTCCAGCGCGGGCTGGGCCGGCCCGCCGTGGCCCTGCTGGGGGATCTGAGCCTGCTCCACGACCTCTCCAGCCTGGCCCTGCTGGCCCGGGAGCGCACGCCCCTCTTGGTGCTGGTCCTGCACAACGACGGCGGCGGGATCTTCCGCCTGCACCCGGACTCGGCCGACCACCCCTGGGCGTGGAGCTCCCACGGCCTGCGGCTGGTGGAGCCCGCCCGGGCGCTGGGTCTGGAGGCCGCCCGCCCGGCGGATCCGGAACAGCTGGATCTGGCGCTGGAAGGCTGGCGCGAGCGGCCCCGCCCGCTGCTGCTGGAGCTGCGCGTGGAAGGCGCCGACCACGCCCGGCGCACGCGCCGGCTGGCGGCGGCAGCGATTCAGGCCGCTCCCGCCGGGCCGGCGCGGCGCGTCTGGCTGCACGGCTTTCTGGGCGCTCCGGACGATTGGGATGAGGTGCGGAGCCGGCTGGGACCGGCCCCGGGTCTCGAAGCCTTGCCGGTGCTGCCCGGCCACGGACTCCGACCCACGCCGGTCCCGGAGCGGCTGGAAGGCTGGCTGGACGCGCTGCTGGAGGAACTGGCCGGCGACGATCCGCTGGAGCTGATCGGCTATTCGCTGGGAGCCCGGCTGGCGCTGCGGCTGGCGCTGCGGCTGGCGCTGCGGCTGCCGGGACGCGTGCGCCGGCTGGCCCTGCTGGGGGCCGGCGTGGGCCTGCCCGGCGCGCAGGAGCGCGTGCGCCGCGCGCGCCTGGACGACGAGCGGGCGGAGCAGTTGCGCGCGCAGGGCCTGGCCGCCTTCCTGGACGACTGGTACGCCCAGCCGCTCTTCGCCACGCTGCGTGCCCGGCCGCGCTTCGCGGAGTGGCGCGCACGCCGGGAGCAGGGCGACGCGGCGGCCCTGGCCCGCGCCCTGGCGGTGGCCAGTCCCGGCCGCCAGCCCGATCTCTGGCCGCGGCTGGGCGGGCTGGCCCTGCCCGTCCTCTGGCTGGCCGGCGAGCACGACGCGCCCTACGCGGCGGCCCTGGAGCGGGCGGCGGCGCGCTGTCCCGACGGCCGGGCGGCCCGTGTGCCGGGGGCCGGCCACGCCGCCCACCTGGAAGAGCCGGCGGCCCTGGCCCGGCTGCTGGGCGAGTTCCTGGCCGCTGACAGCGAACACACCGCATGA
- a CDS encoding AMP-binding protein codes for MRREPAPGGVSRWLWGRDGAPWLEAGSTLWTRGQARHELRRQAKRLRRLGLRPGQRVGWLPAAQPEELVAALAVLEAAGELVLLPLRETPARRAEEEGRLALWGRLQSGDYEPGPRAATAPAGCPARVWLRSSGSLGRPRWLRHGLDGLLAGARAAAARLELDPGQGWLLSLPLDHVGGLGILLRGLVSGCRLRCPDAGGVPGALAAGGLDWLSLVPTQLEDLVAAEVSAAGLRGVLLGGAPLPAGVRRRALAAGWPLWTSYGATETGALVCAERQDPARPASSGAPFAPHQLRLTTAGRVEVESPALCEAELDDADQPRERPAGPWLSGDLGRWERGALCLLGRADRVLISGGEKIPAEFVEEALASLPEVRRVAVVALPDARLGERPAAFVDWTGGALPEVAVLAQRLAARLPRHMLPVRIWPWPAELADPLKPPLARLARLARERVAAESGPQAP; via the coding sequence ATGAGGCGGGAGCCCGCACCCGGCGGCGTGAGTCGCTGGCTCTGGGGGCGCGACGGCGCGCCCTGGCTGGAGGCCGGCTCCACTCTCTGGACGCGCGGCCAGGCCCGGCACGAGCTGCGCCGGCAGGCCAAGCGGCTGCGCAGGCTGGGGCTGCGGCCCGGCCAACGGGTGGGCTGGCTGCCGGCGGCACAACCCGAGGAGCTGGTGGCCGCGCTGGCCGTGCTGGAGGCGGCGGGCGAGCTGGTGCTGCTGCCTCTGCGCGAGACTCCGGCCCGCCGGGCCGAGGAGGAGGGCCGGCTGGCCCTCTGGGGTCGCCTCCAGTCCGGCGACTATGAGCCTGGACCGCGCGCCGCGACGGCGCCGGCGGGTTGCCCGGCCCGCGTCTGGCTGCGCTCGTCGGGCAGCCTGGGGCGGCCGCGCTGGCTGCGCCATGGGCTGGACGGGCTGCTGGCCGGGGCGCGGGCCGCCGCCGCCCGGCTGGAACTGGACCCGGGTCAGGGCTGGCTGCTCTCGCTGCCGCTGGATCACGTGGGCGGACTGGGCATCCTGCTGCGCGGGCTGGTGTCCGGCTGCCGGCTGCGCTGCCCGGACGCGGGCGGAGTGCCGGGCGCGCTGGCCGCCGGCGGGCTGGACTGGCTCTCGCTGGTGCCGACCCAACTGGAGGATCTGGTGGCTGCGGAGGTCTCAGCGGCCGGCCTGCGCGGCGTGCTGCTGGGCGGGGCGCCGCTGCCGGCCGGAGTGCGTCGGCGGGCCTTGGCGGCGGGTTGGCCGCTCTGGACCAGTTACGGGGCCACGGAGACCGGGGCCCTGGTCTGCGCGGAGCGCCAGGACCCCGCGCGGCCCGCCTCCAGCGGCGCGCCCTTCGCCCCGCACCAGCTGCGGCTGACGACGGCGGGCCGGGTGGAGGTGGAATCCCCCGCGCTTTGCGAGGCCGAGCTGGACGACGCGGACCAGCCGCGCGAGCGCCCCGCGGGTCCCTGGCTCTCGGGCGACCTGGGACGCTGGGAACGCGGCGCCCTCTGCCTGCTGGGCCGGGCGGATCGCGTGCTGATCTCGGGCGGGGAGAAGATTCCGGCCGAGTTCGTGGAGGAGGCCCTGGCCAGCCTGCCCGAAGTGCGGCGCGTGGCCGTGGTGGCGCTGCCGGACGCGCGGCTGGGGGAGCGCCCCGCAGCCTTCGTGGATTGGACGGGCGGTGCGTTGCCTGAAGTGGCGGTGCTGGCTCAGCGGCTGGCCGCTCGGCTGCCCCGCCATATGCTCCCCGTCCGGATCTGGCCCTGGCCGGCGGAGCTGGCGGACCCGCTCAAGCCGCCCCTGGCCCGCCTTGCCCGGCTGGCCCGGGAGCGGGTGGCGGCGGAGTCCGGCCCTCAGGCTCCCTGA
- the menB gene encoding 1,4-dihydroxy-2-naphthoyl-CoA synthase: MSELWQAVGEWSDIRCDFGVEGGPAAGIARLTINRPERHNAFRPLTVSELRRALDLAREDSRVGVVILTGAGDRAFCSGGDQKIRGDAGYADEGGVERLNVLDLQREIRSCPKPVVAMVAGWAIGGGHVLHLVCDLTIAADNARFGQTGPKVGSFDGGFGASYLARVVGQKKAREIWFLCRQYDARQALEMGLVNTVVPLEHLEEETLQWCREMLAHSPLALRCLKSALNADCDGQAGLQELAGNATLLYYMSAEAQEGRDAWVQKRPPDFGQFPRRP; encoded by the coding sequence ATGAGCGAACTCTGGCAGGCCGTGGGCGAGTGGAGCGACATCCGCTGCGACTTCGGCGTGGAGGGCGGCCCGGCGGCGGGCATCGCCCGGCTGACCATCAACCGACCCGAGCGCCACAACGCCTTCCGTCCCCTGACGGTGAGCGAGCTGCGGCGCGCGCTGGACCTGGCCCGGGAGGACTCCCGGGTGGGCGTGGTGATCTTGACCGGCGCCGGGGACCGGGCTTTCTGCTCGGGCGGCGACCAGAAGATCCGCGGCGACGCGGGCTACGCGGACGAAGGTGGAGTGGAGCGCCTGAACGTGCTGGACCTCCAGCGCGAGATCCGCAGCTGCCCCAAGCCTGTGGTGGCCATGGTGGCCGGCTGGGCCATCGGCGGCGGCCACGTGCTGCACCTGGTCTGCGACCTGACCATCGCCGCGGACAACGCGCGCTTCGGCCAGACCGGCCCCAAGGTGGGCTCCTTCGACGGCGGCTTCGGCGCCAGCTACCTGGCCCGCGTGGTGGGGCAGAAGAAGGCGCGCGAGATCTGGTTCCTCTGCCGCCAGTACGACGCGCGCCAGGCCCTGGAGATGGGGCTGGTGAACACCGTCGTGCCGCTGGAGCACCTGGAGGAGGAGACCCTGCAGTGGTGCCGCGAGATGCTGGCCCACAGTCCGCTGGCCCTGCGCTGTCTGAAGAGCGCGCTCAACGCCGACTGCGACGGCCAGGCCGGCCTGCAGGAGCTGGCGGGCAACGCCACGCTGCTGTACTACATGAGCGCCGAGGCCCAGGAGGGGCGCGACGCCTGGGTGCAGAAGCGCCCGCCGGACTTCGGGCAGTTTCCGCGCCGACCCTGA
- a CDS encoding enolase C-terminal domain-like protein, with amino-acid sequence MPRLSWRPARWALLRPLSTGAPDQVRQVVELRLQRAGRTGLGEAAPLPGLHRETVEDVVSHLRRLSMHLRQQPPASSPVAAARQLGLALPPSLGWALDWAWHDLTEPEPALPAPPSAGLLLEPPESWHAAVAAAPDCRCWKLKIGRHDPLAEARAFRGLARDFPRHEWRLDANRAFPLAEARAFQAAAAPARPRWIEEPLASVAQLADWLAGGGWPLALDESLREALPAGLAERAAAWVLKPQLLGLATVEESFERVRRLAAAGGSAPCCVISACFESPLGLRALEQLAARAPGRPAPGLGTRAWLGARLDELDWEDGA; translated from the coding sequence GTGCCGCGCCTCAGCTGGCGACCGGCCCGCTGGGCCCTGCTCCGCCCACTCAGCACGGGCGCGCCGGATCAGGTGCGGCAGGTGGTGGAGCTCCGCTTGCAGCGGGCAGGCCGGACGGGCTTGGGTGAGGCCGCGCCCCTGCCCGGTTTGCATCGCGAAACGGTGGAAGACGTGGTGAGCCATCTGCGCCGCTTGTCCATGCACCTGCGGCAGCAGCCTCCCGCGTCGTCGCCCGTCGCCGCCGCGCGCCAGCTGGGTCTGGCCCTCCCGCCCAGTCTGGGCTGGGCCCTGGACTGGGCCTGGCACGATTTGACGGAACCCGAACCCGCCCTTCCCGCGCCCCCGTCCGCCGGCCTGCTGCTGGAGCCGCCTGAGAGCTGGCACGCCGCCGTGGCGGCCGCGCCCGACTGCCGGTGTTGGAAGCTGAAGATCGGCCGGCACGATCCGCTGGCGGAGGCCCGGGCCTTTCGCGGGTTGGCGCGGGACTTTCCCCGCCACGAATGGCGCCTGGACGCCAACCGGGCCTTCCCGTTGGCGGAGGCGCGCGCCTTCCAGGCCGCCGCGGCCCCGGCGCGGCCGCGCTGGATCGAGGAGCCGCTGGCCTCGGTGGCCCAGCTGGCGGACTGGCTGGCGGGCGGTGGTTGGCCCCTGGCCCTGGACGAGAGTCTGCGCGAAGCGCTGCCCGCCGGGCTGGCGGAGCGCGCGGCGGCCTGGGTGCTCAAGCCCCAGCTGCTGGGCCTGGCCACCGTGGAGGAGAGCTTCGAGCGCGTCCGGCGTCTGGCGGCGGCGGGCGGCTCCGCGCCCTGCTGCGTGATCAGCGCCTGTTTTGAGAGTCCGCTGGGTCTGCGCGCGCTGGAGCAGCTGGCCGCCCGCGCGCCGGGCCGGCCCGCGCCGGGCCTGGGCACGCGCGCCTGGCTGGGTGCCCGGCTGGACGAGCTGGACTGGGAGGACGGGGCATGA